From a single Vitis vinifera cultivar Pinot Noir 40024 chromosome 18, ASM3070453v1 genomic region:
- the LOC104882785 gene encoding UDP-glycosyltransferase 88F5 has product MDDAIVLYPAPLIGHVVSMIELGKLILRRYSHRFSITILLSTGPFDTPATTSYIDHISQTNPSISFHRFPYLSVDTSSSTRSIVAVFFEFFRLSASNVLHSLQQLSKTSTVQAFIIDYFCASALPVARDLGIPTFHFLTGSAAAVAAFLYFPTIHKQYETSNKSFKDMPTTFIDFPGLPPLQATRMLQPWLNRDDPAYYDMLHFSELLPKSDGLLINTIDDLEPIAVKTIREGTCVPNGPTPPVYCIGPLIADTGEDESNSAGSIARHGCLSWLDTQPIQSVVFLCFGSNGAFSPAQVKEIANGLERSGKRFLWVVKNPPSNDKSNQIAVTADVDLDALMPEGFLERTKDRGMVVKSWAPQVAVLNHPSVGGFVTHCGWNSVLEAVVAGVPMVAWPLYAEQHLNKAVLVEDMKMAIGVEQRDEDMFVSGAEVERRVRELMECEEGRELRERSRKMREMALAAWKEGGSSTTALAKLADIWSQD; this is encoded by the coding sequence ATGGATGATGCAATAGTCCTGTATCCAGCTCCACTCATCGGCCATGTGGTGTCCATGATAGAGCTAGGCAAGCTCATCCTTCGCCgttactcccacagattctCCATCACCATTCTCCTCTCCACTGGCCCTTTTGACACCCCGGCCACCACCTCTTACATTGACCACATCTCCCAAACCAATCCTTCTATCTCTTTCCACCGCTTCCCCTATCTCTCGGTCGACACCTCTTCTTCCACTCGCAGTATCGTCGCTGTCTTCTTTGAGTTCTTCCGTCTCAGTGCCTCTAATGTCCTCCATTCTCTCCAGCAACTCTCCAAAACTTCCACTGTTCAGGCATTCATCATCGACTACTTTTGCGCTTCAGCTCTTCCTGTTGCTCGTGACCTTGGAATTCCCACTTTCCACTTCCTCACCGGCAGTGCTGCTGCTGTTGCGGCTTTCCTCTACTTTCCGACAATTCACAAACAGTATGAGACCAGCAATAAGAGCTTCAAGGACATGCCCACTACCTTTATAGACTTTCCTGGGTTGCCTCCGCTACAAGCCACTCGAATGCTTCAACCATGGCTCAACCGAGACGACCCCGCCTATTATGATATGCTACACTTCTCAGAGCTTTTGCCAAAATCCGATGGACTTTTGATAAATACAATCGATGACCTGGAGCCAATAGCCGTTAAGACAATCAGGGAGGGAACATGTGTTCCCAATGGGCCAACTCCTCCAGTTTACTGCATCGGCCCTTTGATTGCTGATACTGGTGAAGATGAAAGCAATAGTGCTGGTAGTATAGCTCGCCATGGCTGCTTGTCCTGGCTTGACACACAGCCAATTCAGAGTGTTGTCTTCTTGTGCTTCGGGAGCAACGGAGCGTTCTCGCCCGCTCAGGTGAAGGAGATAGCTAATGGACTGGAAAGAAGTGGCAAGAGATTCTTGTGGGTGGTGAAGAACCCACCATCCAACGACAAAAGCAATCAGATTGCAGTGACGGCCGATGTTGATTTGGATGCTCTAATGCCAGAGGGGTTCCTGGAAAGAACCAAGGATAGGGGAATGGTGGTGAAGTCATGGGCGCCGCAGGTGGCGGTGTTGAATCACCCATCGGTGGGTGGATTTGTAACCCATTGCGGGTGGAACTCGGTGTTGGAGGCAGTGGTCGCAGGAGTGCCAATGGTGGCATGGCCTCTATATGCTGAGCAGCATCTGAATAAGGCTGTTCTTGTGGAGGATATGAAGATGGCTATTGGAGTGGAGCAGAGGGATGAGGATATGTTTGTGAGTGGAGCTGAGGTGGAGAGGAGAGTGAGAGAGTTGATGGAGTGTGAAGAGGGGAGGGAGCTGAGAGAAAGAAGCAGGAAGATGAGAGAGATGGCTTTGGCAGCATGGAAAGAGGGGGGTTCATCCACCACTGCCCTTGCCAAATTGGCTGATATCTGGAGTCAAGATTGA
- the LOC100853970 gene encoding UDP-glycosyltransferase 88F5-like: MDDAIVLYPGPGIGHVVSMIELGKLILRRYSHRFSIIILLSTGPFDTPATTSYIDHISQTNPSISFHRFPYLSVDTSSSTCNIVAVFSEFFRLSASNVLHALQQLSKTSTVRAFIIDYFCASALPVARDLGIPTYHFLTTGAAVNAAVLYFPTIHKQYESSNKSFKDMPTTFLHFPGLPPLQATRMLQPWLNRDDPAYDDMLYFSELLPKSDGLLINTFHDLEPIAVKTIREGTCVPNGPTPPVYCIGPLIADTGEDESNIAGSVARHGCLSWLDTQPSQSVVFLCFGSNGTFSPAQVKEIANGLERSGKRFLWVVKNPPSNDKSKQIAVTADVDLDALMPEGFLERTKDRGMVVKSWAPQVAVLNHPSVGGFVTHCGWNSVLEAVVAGVPMVAWPLYAEQHMNKAALVEVMKMAIGVEQRDEDMFVSGAEVERRVRELMECEEGRELRERSRKTREMALAAWKDGGSSTTALAKLADVWSQD; this comes from the coding sequence ATGGATGATGCAATAGTCCTGTATCCAGGTCCAGGCATCGGCCATGTGGTGTCCATGATAGAGCTAGGCAAGCTCATCCTTCGCCgttactcccacagattctCCATCATCATTCTCCTCTCTACTGGTCCTTTTGACACCCCGGCCACCACCTCTTACATTGACCACATCTCCCAAACCAATCCTTCCATCTCTTTCCACCGCTTCCCCTATCTATCGGTTGACACCTCTTCTTCCACTTGCAATATCGTCGCTGTCTTCTCTGAGTTCTTCCGTCTCAGTGCCTCTAATGTCCTCCATGCTCTCCAGCAACTCTCCAAAACTTCCACCGTTCGGGCATTCATCATCGACTACTTTTGCGCTTCAGCTCTTCCTGTTGCTCGTGACCTTGGAATTCCCACTTACCACTTCCTCACCACCGGTGCTGCTGTTAATGCGGCTGTCCTTTACTTTCCGACAATTCACAAACAGTATGAGAGCAGCAATAAGAGCTTCAAGGACATGCCCACTACATTTTTACACTTTCCTGGGTTGCCTCCGCTACAAGCCACTCGAATGCTTCAACCATGGCTCAACCGAGACGACCCCGCCTATGATGATATGCTATACTTCTCAGAGCTTTTGCCAAAATCCGATGGACTTTTGATAAATACTTTCCATGATCTTGAGCCAATAGCCGTTAAGACAATCAGGGAGGGGACATGTGTTCCCAATGGGCCAACTCCGCCAGTTTACTGCATCGGCCCTTTGATTGCGGATACTGGTGAAGATGAAAGCAATATTGCTGGTAGTGTAGCTCGCCATGGTTGCTTGTCCTGGCTTGACACACAGCCAAGTCAGAGTGTTGTCTTCTTGTGCTTCGGGAGCAACGGAACGTTCTCGCCCGCTCAGGTGAAGGAGATAGCTAATGGACTGGAAAGAAGTGGCAAGAGATTCTTGTGGGTGGTGAAGAACCCACCATCCAACGACAAAAGCAAGCAGATTGCAGTGACGGCCGATGTTGATTTGGATGCTCTAATGCCAGAGGGGTTCCTGGAAAGAACCAAAGATAGGGGAATGGTGGTGAAGTCATGGGCGCCGCAGGTGGCGGTGCTGAATCACCCATCTGtgggaggatttgtaactcattGCGGGTGGAACTCAGTATTGGAGGCAGTGGTCGCAGGGGTTCCAATGGTGGCCTGGCCTCTATATGCTGAACAGCATATGAATAAAGCAGCTCTGGTGGAGGTCATGAAGATGGCTATTGGAGTGGAGCAGAGGGATGAGGATATGTTTGTGAGCGGAGCTGAGGTGGAGAGGAGAGTGAGAGAGTTGATGGAGTGTGAAGAGGGGAGGGAGCTGAGAGAAAGAAGCAGGAAGACAAGAGAGATGGCTTTGGCAGCTTGGAAAGATGGGGGTTCATCCACCACTGCCCTTGCCAAATTGGCTGATGTCTGGAGTCAAGATTGA
- the LOC104882754 gene encoding uncharacterized protein LOC104882754 — MPSISIFEFIPISLFSFQSEVPLSSYPDVDFHINKIMAATKMWFSKNNENYTFLPLGGESISVWLLVATLSDSDTQHDNQMNDCQTNPVGWWRPALLVKNMVILGSALDPRAAAIGASASHGIIGTHDGLVYMWELSTGTKLGSLHYFKVDSD, encoded by the exons ATGCCAAGCATTTCAATTTTTGAGTTCATTCCAATCAGCTTGTTTAGTTTCCAAAGTGAGGTTCCTCTTTCCAGCTATCCTGATGTGGATTTTCACATCAACAAAATAATGGCTGCAACAAAAATGTGGTTCTCAAAGAACAATGAAAATTACACCTTTCTTCCATTAGGGGGGGAAAGCATTTCTGTGTGGCTTCTTGTTGCAACTCTTTCTGACTCTGACACTCAGCATGACAATCAAATGAATGATTGCCAAACAAATCCAGTTGGATGGTGGAGACCAGCTCTCCTGGTGAAAAATATGGTCATCCTGGGAAGTGCATTAGATCCAAG GGCAGCTGCTATTGGTGCTTCAGCTAGTCATGGGATCATTGGTACACATGATGGACTTGTGTACATGTGGGAATTGTCTACCGGTACTAAGCTTGGCAGTTTACACTATTTCAAAG TTGATTCAGATTGA